The Colletotrichum higginsianum IMI 349063 chromosome 2, whole genome shotgun sequence genome has a segment encoding these proteins:
- a CDS encoding Major facilitator superfamily transporter, with protein MRSGRRTLSKANRGRSSPSPDALRHPGSVRREHVEQSVREPSERFTRISPEVWQRRALYFMGFPDSIIAEDENASWKNLLGITSQLCPPRDGKEISANMGVDTDPVKNQDDAHKVGSPSVAARDGSLDIHGVDDVAIIPKGALDPVYEAKARVLNRAIQDIGMGWYQWQLFIVVGFGWASDNLWPIVTSLIFTPITNEFGPSRPPLLTLSQNIGLLAGAMFWGFGCDLFGRKWAFNLTLGLTAFWGLVAAGAPSFAGIGVFAAFWSFGVGGNLPVDSAIFLEFLPATHQYLLTVLSVDWAIAQVVATLIAWPLLGNLTCQEGVTCTKSDNMGWRYFMITVGGLTLLMFLIRFLLFTIFESPKYLMGKGRDEDAVRIVHEVARRNGKITSLSIEDLRACEPEGYVARTDAATAVKRNLEKVDLSRIRILFSTRRLALSTGTIMAIWALIGLGYPLYNAFIPYIQATRGAELGDGSTYLTYRNSLIIAVLGVPGALLGGWLVELPVLGRKGTLAISTILTGVFLYCSTTAMTSNALLGWNCAFNFCSNVMYAVLYGFTPELFPTPQRGTGNALTATCNRIFGIMAPIVAMFANLKTSAPVYTSGALFIAAGLLVLILPFESRGKAAL; from the exons ATGCGTTCCGGGCGCCGCACCCTCAGCAAGGCCAATCGTGGCCGCAGCAGCCCTTCACCGGACGCATTGCGCCATCCAGGCTCTGTACGACGTGAGCATGTTGAGCAGTCCGTCCGAGAGCCTTCTGAACGTTTCACTCGAATCTCTCCAGAAGTGTGGCAAAGGCGTGCCCTGTATTTCATG GGTTTTCCAGActccatcatcgccgaggacgaaaATGCTTCTTGGAAGAACCTGCTTGGTATCACATCGCAATTGTGTCCCCCTCGTGACGGCAAAGAAATCTCGGCCAACATGGGCGTCGATACTGATCCCGTTAAGAACCAAGACGACGCGCACAAGGTCGGCTCGCCTTCGGTAGCTGCGCGAGATGGCAGCCTCGACATCCACGGCGTTGATGACGTCGCAATCATCCCCAAGGGCGCGCTGGACCCCGTGTACGAGGCTAAGGCTCGGGTCCTCAACCGCGCT ATACAAGACATCGGCATGGGATGGTATCAATGGCagctcttcatcgtcgtcgggttCGGCTGGGCTAGCGACAACCTATGGCCCATCGTCACGTCGCTGATCTTCACCCCGATCACGAACGAATTCggtccgtctcggcctcctctcCTCACGCTGTCACAGAACATTGGTCTCTTGGCAGGCGCCATGTTCTGGGGCTTCGGATGCGACCTCTTCGGTCGGAAATGGGCCTTCAATCTTACTCTGGGTCTTACCGCGTTCTGGGGGTTGGTCGCGGCTGGAGCTCCCAGCTTTGCCGGCATTGGCGTCTTTGCGGCTTTCTGGTCGTTTGGCGTTGGCGGCAACCTCCCCGTCGATTCTGCCATCTTCCTCGAGTTTCTCCCGGCAACCCATCAGTACTTGCTGACGGTGCTGTCCGTCGACTGGGCCATTGCCCAAGTTGTTGCCACCTTGATCGCCTGGCCACTCCTCGGCAATCTGACATGTCAAGAAGGCGTCACATGCACCAAGTCGGATAACATGGGATGGCGGTACTTCATGATCACCGTCGGCGGATTGACCCTGCTCATGTTCCTTATCCGCTTCCTTCTGTTCACCATATTCGAGTCGCCAAAATATCTGATGGGAAAGGGTcgcgacgaagacgccgtccGGATCGTCCACGAGGTCGCAAGGCGGAACGGCAAGATCACATCTCTCTCGATCGAGGATCTCAGGGCGTGTGAGCCGGAAGGGTATGTTGCGCGGACCGACGCTGCTACAGCCGTCAAAAGAAACTTGGAGAAGGTCGACCTCAGCCGTATACGTATCTTGTTCTCGACACGCCGTCTGGCGTTGAGCACCGGCACCATCATGGCTATCTGGGctctcatcggcctcggctaCCCTCTCTACAACGCGTTCATACCCTACATTCAGGCAACACGAGGCGCggagctcggcgatggcAGCACGTATCTGACCTACCGCAACAGCCTGATAATCGCCGTGCTGGGTGTCCCCGGCGCTCTGCTTGGAGGTTGGCTGGTCGAGTTGCCGGTGCTGGGAAGAAAAGGCACGCTTGCCATCAGCACCATTCTGACGGGCGTCTTTCTCTACTGTTCCACGACTGCCATGACGAGTAACGCGCTCCTCGGGTGGAATTGCGCCTTCAACTTTTGCAGCAACGTAATGTACGCTGTTCTCTACGGGTTCACCCCCGAGCTGTTCCCAACGCCACAGCGCGGGACCGGCAATGCCCTCACGGCGACATGCAATCGCATTTTCGGTATCATGGCG CCCATCGTCGCCATGTTTGCTAATCTCaagacgtcggcgccggtgtaTACCAGTGGTGCTCTGTtcatcgccgccgggctCTTGGTGCTGATATTACCGTTCGAATCGAGAGGAAAGGCAGCTTTGTGA
- a CDS encoding Inosine/uridine-preferring nucleoside hydrolase → MLGTARLLAAIACLLTAASARKNLIVDTDLFSDCDDAAALLLAATFPEVNLLGVHINSRSSYSVLAASAILSHYGHSQVPVGARRPLDDASFFDNWTKRLGEFASKLATHWPKSMSDAEEAWDPVELYRKLLAGADDGSVTIASIGFLHNLSGLLNSTADSHSRLAGHELVRAKVRELVVMGGDYPQGHEFNFWGDDPYTTAHVVHNWNTPVVYAGYSLGASVLSGGPLMADGPKTDPVRAAYILYTYYQPRWSFDPIAMLYAVGGLGEYFRYGNEFGYNTITLHNDSGGCSGCNVWVFDPNVTNQHWLDTTVSYERLEKELDRLYVLGAESSGRSSDPVGSLPKFGDCRPEAPGFFQLPPAKPDL, encoded by the exons ATGTTGGGCACGGCGAGACTGCTAGCGGCAATAGCTTGCCTCTTGACCGCCGCCTCAGCCCGCAAGAACCTCATTGTCGATACAGACCTGTTCAGTGATTGCGA cgacgccgccgcgcttCTCCTTGCGGCAACTTTTCCGGAAGTCAACCTGCTCGGAGTCCACATCAACTCACGCTCCTCATACTCGGTCCTAGCCGCCTCAGCCATCCTCAGCCACTACGGCCACAGCCAGGTCCCCGTCGGCGCACGTCGTCCGCTAGATGATGCCTCTTTCTTTGACAACTGGACCAAACGCCTGGGGGAGTTTGCGAGCAAGCTCGCGACCCACTGGCCGAAGAGCATGTccgacgccgaagaggcGTGGGACCCCGTGGAACTGTACCGCAAActgctcgccggcgcggacgacggTTCGGTGACGATCGCCTCCATCGGCTTCTTGCACAACCTGTCAGGTCTCCTCAACTCGACGGCCGATTCGCACTCCCGTCTCGCCGGGCACGAGCTGGTCAGGGCCAAGGTGAGAGAACTCGTGGTCATGGGCGGCGACTACCCCCAAGGCCACGAGTTCAACTTCTGGGGTGACGATCCGTACACGACGGCCCACGTAGTCCACAACTGGAACACCCCGGTCGTCTACGCCGGTTACAGCCTCGGAGCCTCGGTGCTCTCGGGTGGGCCCCTCATGGCCGACGGGCCCAAGACCGACCCAGTGCGGGCCGCATACATCCTGTACACGTACTACCAGCCACGGTGGTCTTTCGATCCCATCGCGATGTTGtacgccgtcggcgggctcggcgagTATTTCCGGTACGGGAACGAATTTGGATACAACACCATCACCCTACACAACGACAGTGGCGGCTGCAGCGGCTGCAACGTCTGGGTGTTTGACCCGAACGTGACGAACCAGCACTGGCTCGACACGACGGTCAGTTATGAGCGGCTCGAAAAGGAGCTGGACAGGCTCTATGTTCTAGGCGCAGAGTCTTCGGGGAGGAGCTCCGATCCAGTGGGATCACTCCCCAAGTTTGGCGATTGCAGGCCCGAGGCCCCCGGCTTCTTTCAGCTGCCCCCCGCGAAACCAGACTTGTGA